In Bombus pascuorum chromosome 13, iyBomPasc1.1, whole genome shotgun sequence, a single genomic region encodes these proteins:
- the LOC132913188 gene encoding protein chibby homolog 1 — protein MPLFSNKFSPKKTPTRKVGVFLANKDFSPKRIEKELGPNVGPIHLKLGDQETVFESGSWIPESGKIGSTYKENEKLKKEVKRLEDENNLLKLKFEVLLDMLTQTTAEYYSQKEELDRLKQKLSYNKNRES, from the exons ATgccattattttcaaataaattctcCCCCAAAAAGACCCCTACAAGAAAAGTAGGAGTTTTCTTAGCGAACAAAGATTTCAGTCCGAAACgtatagaaaaagaattgGGACCTAATGTTGGTCctatacatttaaaattaggAGACCAAGAAACTGTCTTTGAATCTGGTTCGTGGATCCCAG AATCTGGTAAAATCGGAAGCACGTacaaagaaaatgagaaattaaaaaaggaagtaAAGAGATTGGAAGATGAAAACAACTTATTAAAGCTAAAATTTGAAGTACTTCTTGATATG TTGACACAAACAACAGCAGAATATTATTCACAGAAGGAAGAACTAGATAGactaaaacagaaattatcaTACAACAAGAACAGAGAATCTTGA
- the LOC132913173 gene encoding 85/88 kDa calcium-independent phospholipase A2: MTWLGTIASNVLRNIVFQDIPPNIVQEVKPENYSNRHIECREDGIVLYGPGENERKYEIVLHRPCTETLHQAYSLYRSEDNADIATHFIVYKDKVPVLVQICREMCNVNKIQKLCDTLMEHPTWTLAHLAAHFALYNAFTHADVNSQLNSGDTETGVSPLQVAVQTNNLRTVQMLIEAKSSLEHLDYSANTVYHYAAKSTKEIILALGGDLPNSLNSRNSNGHTPMHVACLNNKPECVKALLLIGADVNIPAAEGEPSSPSYVGDFLHSKPNVLHADDMKFGGTPLHWSLSREVINALIESNCDIDALNFDGRTALHIMAMRKRLPCVVALLSHMCSVNIVDKDGNTPLHLAVSDGTVAIVQSLIAFGADIDAKNWKLETSRHRVNIDNNEGQKILYILDAVGAKRCPPEMSDCNKGCKFNENYNGLAPQQPPRAVPRTVLDQMLHVSGMDKMAMQENQKIKGGRLLCLDGGGIRGLVLVQMLLEIESILQKPIVECFDWIAGTSTGGILTLGLAAGKSLRECQALYFRMKEEAFVGNRPYNSDGLEKVLKDCLGVNTVMSDIKKPKIMITAVLADRKPVDLYLFRNYDAPSTLLELAETSMSLASSSSEQLLWHAARATGAAPSYFRAFGKFLDGGLIANNPTLDAMTEIHEYNLALKASGCEENAVPLSLVVSLGTGLIPTSPLKDIDIFRPDSLWDTAKFAMGISVLAVLLVDQATASDGRIVDRARNWCSMIGVPYYRFNPQLSQDIAMDEKSDEILAEMIWSAKAFMHANRDQINELAAVINRDL; the protein is encoded by the exons atgaCTTGGCTTGGAACGATCGCTAGCAACGTTCTGCGGAATATCGTATTCCAGGATATACCGCCGAACATAGTTCAAGAGGTCAAGCCTGAAAATTATAGTAATCGACATATTGAATGCCGCGAGGATGGTATTGTACTTTATGGTCCAggtgaaaatgaaagaaaatatgaaattgttctCCATAGGCCTTGTACAGAAACATTGCATCAAGCATATAG tTTATATAGATCAGAAGATAATGCAGATATCGCAACACATTTTATTGTGTATAAGGATAAGGTTCCAGTACTTGTTCAAATTTGTCGCGAG atGTGTAATGTGAATAAGATACAGAAATTATGTGATACTTTGATGGAACATCCGACATGGACACTGGCACATTTGGCAGCTCATTTTGCTCTTTATAACGCCTTTACCCATGCTGATGTAAATAGTCAGTTGAACAGTGGAGATACAGAAACAGGGGTGTCTCCTTTGCAAGTTGCGGTGCAAACAAATAATCTGCGTACAGTGCAAATGTTGATCGAAGCTAAAAGTTCATTGGAGCATCTGGATTATAGCGCAAATACCGTCTATCATTATGCAGCCAAATctactaaagaaataattttagcCCTCGGAGGCGATCTTCCAAACAGTTTAAATAGTCGTAACAGTAATGGACATACACCGATGCATGTCGCTTGTTTGAATAATAAGCCCGAATGCGTTAAAGctcttcttttaattggagCTGATGTGAACATTCCTGCTGCCGAGGGTGAACCTTCTAGTCCTAGTTACGTAGGAGATTTCTTGCACAGTAAACCAAATGTTCTTCATGCCGACGACATGAAATTTGGCGGTACGCCATTGCATTGGTCACTGAGCAGGGAGGTGATTAATGCTCTAATAGAAAGTAATTGCGATATAGATGCTTTGAATTTCGACGGCCGTACGGCGTTGCACATCATGGCAATGAGGAAACGATTACCATGCGTAGTGGCTTTGTTAAGTCATATGTGTTCTGTAAATATCGTCGACAAGGATGGCAATACTCCGCTGCATTTAGCAGTTTCCGATGGTACAGTGGCAATAGTGCAATCGCTGATCGCTTTCGGAGCAGACATTGATGCAAAAAATTGGAAGTTGGAAACGTCACGGCATCGTGTGAATATCGATAACAACGAGGGtcagaaaattttgtatattctgGATGCGGTAGGCGCTAAACGTTGTCCACCAGAAATGTCAGATTGTAACAAAGGCTGCAAGTTTaacgaaaattataatggTCTTGCACCGCAACAACCACCGAGGGCTGTACCGCGTACAGTGTTGGATCAAATGTTACATGTTTCTGGGATGGACAAGATGGCTATGCAAGAAAACCAGAAAATAAAAGGTGGTCGACTTCTTTGTCTAGATGGAGGAGGAATTCGTGGTTTGGTTCTTGTACAAATGTTATTGGAGATCGAGTCGATCCTGCAGAAACCTATCGTAGAGTGCTTCGACTGGATCGCGGGCACTTCTACAGGTGGAATCTTGACTCTTGGCCTAGCTGCTGGAAAGTCCTTGCGAGAATGTCAGGCACTGTATTTCCGTATGAAAGAGGAAGCTTTTGTCGGCAACCGTCCATACAACAGCGACGGTTTAGAGAAAGTATTGAAAGATTGCCTAGGTGTCAATACGGTGATGTCGGATATCAAGAAACCCAAGATAATGATCACTGCTGTATTGGCTGATAGAAAGCCTGTCGACCTTTATTTGTTTCGTAATTACGACGCACCTAGTACGCTACTCGAGCTTGCAGAGACCTCGATGTCTCTCGCTTCGTCATCGAGCGAACAATTGCTTTGGCACGCAGCGAGAGCAACCGGGGCAGCTCCATCGTATTTTCGAGCGTTCGGCAAATTTCTGGATGGTGGATTGATAGCGAATAACCCGACTTTGGATGCCATGACTGAAATTCATGAATATAATCTCGCTTTAAAGGCTTCTGGATGCGAAGAGAATGCGGTCCCCTTGTCTTTGGTCGTTTCTCTTGGCACTGGTCTGATACCTACTAGTCCATTGAAAGATATCGACATATTTCGGCCCGATAGTTTATGGGATACCGCAAAGTTTGCGATGGGAATATCGGTCCTCGCGGTATTATTGGTGGATCAAGCAACAGCAAGCGACGGAAGGATCGTTGATCGTGCCAGAAATTGGTGTTCTATGATCGGAGTGCCTTACTACAGGTTTAATCCTCAACTATCCCAGGACATCGCCATGGATGAAAAAAGCGACGAGATTTTGGCTGAAATGATATGGAGCGCTAAAGCGTTTATGCATGCCAATAGGGatcaaataaatgaattagCTGCTGTGATAAATCGCGATCTCTAA
- the LOC132913181 gene encoding transcription factor SOX-10-like, giving the protein MEAHQGGGLSSAATETEAGPSSSEQCGNEQCTSSLDDAVGKLLQGYDWTLLPVTSRAGGRRSAHVKRPMNAFMVWAQAARRRLADQYPQLHNAELSKTLGKLWRILSDGEKQPFIEEAERLRNAHKKQHPHYKYQPRRRKPKSEEQMGIVMHRATLSSPGTSLDSTNSSDCTYPRLYPDTGIKTYDRPTYHDSKTSYDLSRSAWSADTSKYPVDHSIVESKPYDGIRYESNVAAKSYVDAKCYETVKYHEVSTAAKYHETIPKYSELQTKPYDLPKYPENPLKYPADVTSPGKSYACVHSQYYSAPEGYTVHEENEYQTQGVSTHSFYPYISASMTQPPYYMGPR; this is encoded by the exons ATGGAAGCCCACCAAGGTGGCGGTTTATCGTCTGCTGCGACAGAAACGGAAGCTGGACCGTCGAGCAGCGAACAATGCGGCAACGAGCAATGCACCAGTTCTCTGGACGATGCAGTGGGCAAGCTACTTCAAG GCTACGACTGGACCCTGCTTCCGGTCACTTCTCGCGCAGGAGGACGAAGAAGCGCTCACGTGAAACGTCCGATGAACGCGTTTATGGTTTGGGCTCAAGCGGCCAGACGCAGATTGGCGGATCAATATCCGCAGCTTCACAACGCCGAACTTTCGAAAACGTTAGGAAAACTGTGGAG AATCCTAAGCGACGGTGAGAAACAACCGTTCATAGAGGAAGCTGAGAGACTGAGGAACGCGCACAAAAAGCAACATCCGCATTACAAG TATCAGCCGCGTCGACGGAAACCAAAATCGGAGGAACAAATGGGCATCGTGATGCATCGAGCTACTTTGTCCTCTCCAGGCACGTCTCTAGACTCTACCAACTCGTCCGACTGCACTTATCCTCGCCTATATCCAGATACCGGGATCAAAACGTACGACAGACCGACTTACCACGATAGCAAAACCAGCTACGATCTGTCGAGGTCGGCTTGGTCCGCCGACACCAGCAAATACCCGGTCGATCATTCGATCGTAGAAAGCAAACCGTACGACGGTATCAGATACGAATCGAACGTAGCGGCGAAAAGCTACGTGGACGCCAAGTGCTACGAGACGGTCAAGTATCACGAGGTATCTACCGCTGCAAAATATCACGAGACGATTCCAAAGTATTCCGAGTTGCAAACGAAGCCTTACGATCTACCCAAATACCCGGAGAATCCCTTAAAATATCCCGCGGATGTTACCAGCCCGGGCAAATCATACGCGTGCGTACACAGCCAGTATTACTCCGCTCCAGAGGGATACACGGTGCACGAGGAGAACGAATACCAAACGCAGGGAGTTTCGACCCATTCTTTCTATCCGTATATTTCCGCGTCTATGACGCAACCGCCTTATTACATGGGTCCTCGATAA